Genomic DNA from Thermomicrobiales bacterium:
AGCCGTGTTCGTCGCCGAGACGACGTCAGTCATGTTGCAGGTGGCGTGGTTCAAGCGCACCGGCGGTAAACGCCTGTTCAGGATGACACCGCTCCATCATCACTTCGAGCTGCTCGGCTGGAGTGAGACGCAGGTAACCTTGCGCTTCTGGCTGGCCGGCATGATGGCCGGACTGCTCGGTGTCGCGCTGGCGGTCGGGGGACCGGCATGAACGCCGCCCCGCTTGCCCTGCGCGGCAAGCGCGTCCTGCTGATCGGCCTTGGCGCACGCAAAGGCGGGGTCGGGGTCGCGCGGTATCTGATCGGGCAGGGCGCTGAGGTCCGCGTGACCGATCTGCGCAGCGCCGAACAGTTGGCCGCCTCGCTGGCCGATCTGGATGGCCTGCCGATCGGCTGGACGCTTGGTGAGCATCGCGAAGAGGACATCGACTGGGCCGACATCGTCGTGCGCAATCCGGCTGTCCCGGCGTCGTCACCGTGGCTGGCCCGTGCGCGCGACCAGGGCAAGCCGGTCGAGATGGAGATGACGCTCTTTTTCCGCGCCTGCCCAGCGCCGATCATCGGCGTCACCGGCACGAAGGGTAAGACGACGACGACGACGTTGCTGCACGCCATGCTGCGCGAGCATTGGCCAGAGGCGGTGCTGGCCGGCAATATGGGCGTCTCGGCACTGGCGCAACTGCCCGATCTGCGTGCCGAAGTGCCGATCACGTTGGAGCTGTCGTCGTTCCAGCTCGAAGGACTGGACGAGCACCATCTCGCCCCGCACGTGGCCGTGCTGACCAATATCGCGCCCGATCATCTTGATCGCTACGACAGCTTCGATGAGTACGCCGCGACGAAAGCGACGATCTTCCGCTGGCAAACGCCGCGTGTGGACTTCGCCGTCTACGATCCGGGCGATCCACTGGTGAAGATGCTGACCAACGCTGCGCCTGGGCAGTGGGTGCTATTCGGCAGCGGCTACCGCCCCGGTCTCCATCCGGACGTGTGGGTCGAGGATGGCGAGTTTTGGGCTGCCTGGACTAACGAGCCGGTGAGTCTGGGTCCTGTCGATGCACTACAGGTCCCCGGCGAGCACGCGCAGCGCAATGCACTCGCTGCAGCGGCGGCAGCGCTGGCCGTCGGCGTGTCGGAAGCAGAGATCCGCCGAGCAATAGCTGGCTTCACCGGAGTTGCCCATCGGCTTGAGCCTGTCGCCACGATCGATGGCGTGGCCTGGGTCAACGACAGCGCGGCGACTGCGCCATCGGCGGCTGTTGCCGCGCTGCGTGCCTATGCGGGGCGCGGCATCGTCGCGATCTCCGGTGGCTATGACAAGCTCCTGGCGATGGACGATGTCGCTGACGAGCTCGCTCGCTCTGCACGGGCTGTCGTGCTGCTGGATGGCACGGTCACGCCGCAGCTTACGAAGCTGCTGGCGGCGCGAGGTGTCGAGCCGGTTGGCGAACCGGCGATGTCGATGGATGAGGCGGTCGAACGCGCGGCGTCCCTGGCTCGTCCAGGCGACGTCGTTTTGCTGTCACCGGGATGCGCGAGCTTTGGGCTGTTCCGCGATGAGTTCCATCGCGGCGATGCCTTTCGTGAGGCTGTCGAGCGGCTGGCTGAGGACGCGTCATGATGCGATGGCGTGCTCGGCAACAGCCGAAGACGAGTGTTCGCTATCATGATCCTGACTGGTGGCTCTTCGCCATTCTGCTGACGCTGGTGATGTTCGGCACGGTCATGATCTTCTCGGCTACCTTCCCGGAGACCGTCGGCGATGTCGGACTCAGTCAGTACAGCGGCCTGATACGCCAGCTTATCTACGTGCTGGTCGGCACAGCCGGGCTGTTGGTGGCGATGCAGGTGGATTACCACCGCTACGCGCGCTGGGCGGTGCATGGCATGGCGGCGGTGCTGCTGGTGCTGGCGGCGCTGGTGCTGATCCCTGGGGTCGGCACTGAGGTGTATGGGGCGAAGGCGTGGATCTTCGTTGGACCGATCTCAATCCAGCCGAGTGAGGTCGCCAAGTTGGCCATGATTCTCTACATGGCTGCCTGGTTCGCCGGCAAGGGCGGCAAGGTTCGCTCGGTGTCGTCGGGGCTGGCGCAGTTCTGCGTCGTCATGGGTTTGCTGATCGGGCTGTTGATGCTGGAGCCGGACCTCGGCACTGCATCGCTCGTGGCGACGATCGGCGTAGCGATGTTCTTCGTGGCCGGTGCAGCGCCAGTGCAATTTGCCGGGCTGCTGATTGTCGGTGCCATCGGCTTCCTGACGATGGCGCTGAGCGCGTCATACCGGCGCGACCGTCTGCTGCTGTTCCTCAATCCGGACTCTGACCTGAAGAATCTGGGCTGGCAGCTCTATCAGGCGCGCCTGGCGCTCGGTTCCGGCGGCCTGTTCGGTGTTGGTCTGGGAGCGAGCCGCCAGAAGTTTTCGTGGCTGCCCGCCGCACACAACGACGCGATCTTCGCCGTCATCGGCGAGGAGCTCGGGCTGATCGGCTGCGCGGTTGTCGTCGGGCTCTTCGTGGCGCTGGGCTATCACGGCTACCGGATCGCGATGCGCGCGCCGGACACGTTCGGGACGCTGGTTGCGGTCGGCATTACAACCTGGCTGGTCTTCCAGGCGGCCTACAACATCGGCGGCGTGACGCTGGCGATCCCGTTCACCGGCATCCCACTGCCGTTCATTTCGGCAGGCGGCTCGTCACTTGTCGTGGCCATGACTGCCACCGGCATCCTGCTCAACATATCGAGACAGACGCTATCCGAGGCCGAGATGCGTCCGAGAGTGGTCGCTGTAGCTCAGCCAGTCGCGAATGTCCCAACGCCACCGACGCCGCAACCGCGTCGGCAGCATCCCGCACCGGCGCACTATCGCCGGGCGCGACGCACGACCAGTGTTGAGCGGCGACCGATAGAGGCGCGACCGCAACGGACGCAGGAGCGAGATTGGCCGGAGCCGTGGGAATGAGTCAGCGCGGACCATACGATCTGCACGACGTTCAGTTGCCCGATCCACCGGCGCACGTCCATATGGTCGGCATCGGCGGGGTGGGTGTCAGCGGGCTGGCGCGCATGCTCGTCCGTCGTGGCTACTCGGTGTCCGGCTCCGATATCAACGACTCGCCGATCGTTCGCGACTTGCGTGCCGAGGGGATACCTGTCGCAATCGGGCACGCCGCCGAGAATGTCGGTGACGCTGATCTGGTTGTCATCACCGCAGCGCTAAAGCCGGATAATCCCGAACTGGTTGAGGCGGAGCGACATGGCATCCACGTCGTCAAACGTGCAGCAGTGCTGGGGTTGCTGGCGAATCCGGCTGTGTGTCTGGCCGTGGCGGGGTCGCACGGAAAGTCGACGACGTCCGGCATGGCTGCACTGGCGCTCGATCGCGCCGGCGTGCAGCCGTCGTTCGCCGTTGGTGCGACGGTGCGGGAGCTCGGCACGAACGCGCGACTGAGCGATGGACAGCATATCGTCGTCGAGGCTGATGAGTACGATTACTCGTTCCTCTGGCTGCGCCCGCGTGTCGCGATCATCACCAACATCGAGCACGACCACCCCGACATCTTCGCTGACCTCGTCCAGATCCTCGATGCGTTCGCTCGATTTGCGGACGGCATCGCACCCAACGGTACGGTGGTGCTTTCAGCCGAGGACGAAGGCTGTCGGGCGCTCCTGAAACGCATCGATCGCGACGCCTTCGCGCCCAGAATCGTGACATTTGGCGAGTCGGTTGGCGATTGGCGACTGAACACTGGAGCGGATGTTTCGACAGCGGTGTCGCCGTCCGGACAGGTGTTCGAGTTGCGGCTGTCTGTGCCAGGTAGGCACAATCTGTTGAATGCGCTGGCGGTCCTGGCGTCTGCCGAGGGGCTTGGGCTGGAGCCGGATGCGCTGCTGGCGGGGCTGGCTGAGTTTGGCGGCGTCAGTCGTCGGTTCGAGGTGTGCCGGGACGACGAAATCGCGGTTGTGAGCGACTACGCGCACCACCCGACCGAGATTGCGGCGACGATTGCGGCGGCGCGCGAACGCTTTCCAGATCGACGTATTGTCGCCGTCTTTCAGCCGCACACCTATTCGCGGACGCGCGCCTTGCTGGATGAGTTCGCCCACGCGCTCGACGCGGCTGATCAGGTGGTGCTGGCTGACATCTATCGAGCCAGAGAGGTTGATTCGCTCGGCGTCTCGTCGGGCGACATTGCGGCCAGGATGACGGCAGCGGTGCAAGTGGCGAGCGATCCAGCCGAGAGCGCGCAGGTGGTGCGCGAGATGCTGCGATCCGGAGATGTCGTGCTGGTCATGGGGGCCGGCGACATCTACCTGGCAGCCGAGACGCTGGCAGATACAGATACTTCACTCAACTGACCGGAGGATCACGCGACGCGACCTCTCCGGCGGAAGGCAGGCGAACGACAATGAGCGCACGAGGGCGAGTCAAGGGCGCCCCGCCGATAGAGGTGACCGAGGGCGACGTAACCATCGCGATCCAGCCGGAAGCACGCACCGACCTGTACAACACGTTCCGCGTCGGCGGGCCGGCGGATTACCTGGTCCGGGCCGGCAGCGCCGAGCAGATCGGGCTCGCCTTGCGCTGGGCTCGCGAGCGGTCGCTGCCGATCACGATCTTCGGTGGTGGCTCGAACATGCTGGTGAGTGACCGCGGCATACGCGGTCTGGTCATCGTCGTCCGCCGTCCTGGTAAGGACGCTGAAGCGGGCCTGGAAGTGGTACAGGAGACGGACAACGACGTTCTCGTCCGCGTGCCGGCCGCCGCGCCGTCCAACTGGTTCGGACGGACGGCAGCCGAGCGCGGCTGGGCCGGTCTGGCCTGGCTGGTGGGCCTGCCCGGCAACGTCGGCGGCGCTGTGGTCAACAACGCCGGTGCCCACGGCGGCGAGATCAAGGACTATCTCGTCTCGCTGCGGGTGGTCGGCGCAGACGGCGTACTGGTCGAGCACGATCGTGAGTGGCTCCAGCCGCGCTATCGCGGCACGCGCCTGAAATATCCCGAGGACGACGATGTCCTGGTCGTCGTTGACGCGACATTCCGCTTCGCGAAGGGCTCACCGAACGAGCTGACGCGCGAAGCTGACGAGTATGCCGACTACCGGCACCGGACGCAACCGACGGGCGCGTGTGCCGGATCGATCTTCAAGAACCCTGAAGGTGACTTCTCGGGTCGATTGATCGAGGCGGCTGGCTTGAAGGGCACGCGGGTTGGTGGTGCCACTGTCTCGACGAAGCACGCCAATTTCATCGTCAACGATGCGAAGGGTTCCGCCGCAGACATCGTCGAGCTGATCCGCGTTGTGCAGGCGGAAGTGCGGCGGCAGACCGGCGTGCAGCTCGACCCCGAGGTCGAGCGGATTGGAGACTGGACATGACCCAAGCCAGACGCGTTCGCGTCGGGGTTGTCTTCGGCGGTCGTTCGGGCGAGCACGACGTGTCACTGCGCTCGGCGCAGACGGTGATGGCGGCGCTTGAGGCTGCGGGACACGACGTTGTGCCGATCGGCGTCAGTCGCCAGGGGGCCTGGCTCACCAGTGGCGACCCGATGGGTGAGCTGCAAGCCCAGTCGCCACTGTTTGCGCTGCCCTCCGGCGAGCGGCAGCGCGGCTCGGTTCTCGATGAGGTCGAGAACCTGGCGCTGTCGGCGCAGAAATCTGGCGAAGTTGCCGTAATCCCGGCCAACGGCTGGGCCGGCAGCATCGACGTCATCTTCCCCGTTTTGCACGGGCCGATGGGCGAGGACGGCACCGTTCAGGGCCTCTTCGAGCTGGCTGGTCTGCCCTACGTCGGCGCGGGAGTGATGGCGTCTGCCGTAGCGATGGACAAGTCGGTCGCCAAGCAGATCATGGCGCAGTCCGGACTGCCGCAGGCACCGTGGCTGACGGTCCTGCGCAAGGAGTGGGCGCGTTTCCCGGATGCGGTCATCGCTGATGTTGAGCGTGAGCTGGGCTATCCCTGCTTCGTGAAGCCGGCGAACCTCGGGTCCAGCGTCGGCGTCTCGAAGGTCAACGACGTGAACGAGCTGGCCGCTGCGATGGCCGAAGCGGGTCGACACGATCGCAAGATCCTGATCGAGAAGGGCATCAACGCGCGCGAGCTAGAGGTGTCGGTGCTGGGCAATGACGAGCCAGTCGCCTCAGTCGTTGGCGAGGTCATCCCTGGCC
This window encodes:
- a CDS encoding D-alanine--D-alanine ligase, with translation MTQARRVRVGVVFGGRSGEHDVSLRSAQTVMAALEAAGHDVVPIGVSRQGAWLTSGDPMGELQAQSPLFALPSGERQRGSVLDEVENLALSAQKSGEVAVIPANGWAGSIDVIFPVLHGPMGEDGTVQGLFELAGLPYVGAGVMASAVAMDKSVAKQIMAQSGLPQAPWLTVLRKEWARFPDAVIADVERELGYPCFVKPANLGSSVGVSKVNDVNELAAAMAEAGRHDRKILIEKGINARELEVSVLGNDEPVASVVGEVIPGHDFYDYEDKYVDDSSQLLIPAPIPDEVSEEVRGLAVRAFKMLDCAGMARVDFFLERDTMRVLLNEVNTIPGFTGISMYPKLWEATGVPIADLVRQLVDLAIERHEEQRGGGA
- the murC gene encoding UDP-N-acetylmuramate--L-alanine ligase; translation: MSQRGPYDLHDVQLPDPPAHVHMVGIGGVGVSGLARMLVRRGYSVSGSDINDSPIVRDLRAEGIPVAIGHAAENVGDADLVVITAALKPDNPELVEAERHGIHVVKRAAVLGLLANPAVCLAVAGSHGKSTTSGMAALALDRAGVQPSFAVGATVRELGTNARLSDGQHIVVEADEYDYSFLWLRPRVAIITNIEHDHPDIFADLVQILDAFARFADGIAPNGTVVLSAEDEGCRALLKRIDRDAFAPRIVTFGESVGDWRLNTGADVSTAVSPSGQVFELRLSVPGRHNLLNALAVLASAEGLGLEPDALLAGLAEFGGVSRRFEVCRDDEIAVVSDYAHHPTEIAATIAAARERFPDRRIVAVFQPHTYSRTRALLDEFAHALDAADQVVLADIYRAREVDSLGVSSGDIAARMTAAVQVASDPAESAQVVREMLRSGDVVLVMGAGDIYLAAETLADTDTSLN
- the murB gene encoding UDP-N-acetylmuramate dehydrogenase; amino-acid sequence: MSARGRVKGAPPIEVTEGDVTIAIQPEARTDLYNTFRVGGPADYLVRAGSAEQIGLALRWARERSLPITIFGGGSNMLVSDRGIRGLVIVVRRPGKDAEAGLEVVQETDNDVLVRVPAAAPSNWFGRTAAERGWAGLAWLVGLPGNVGGAVVNNAGAHGGEIKDYLVSLRVVGADGVLVEHDREWLQPRYRGTRLKYPEDDDVLVVVDATFRFAKGSPNELTREADEYADYRHRTQPTGACAGSIFKNPEGDFSGRLIEAAGLKGTRVGGATVSTKHANFIVNDAKGSAADIVELIRVVQAEVRRQTGVQLDPEVERIGDWT
- the murD gene encoding UDP-N-acetylmuramoyl-L-alanine--D-glutamate ligase; the encoded protein is MNAAPLALRGKRVLLIGLGARKGGVGVARYLIGQGAEVRVTDLRSAEQLAASLADLDGLPIGWTLGEHREEDIDWADIVVRNPAVPASSPWLARARDQGKPVEMEMTLFFRACPAPIIGVTGTKGKTTTTTLLHAMLREHWPEAVLAGNMGVSALAQLPDLRAEVPITLELSSFQLEGLDEHHLAPHVAVLTNIAPDHLDRYDSFDEYAATKATIFRWQTPRVDFAVYDPGDPLVKMLTNAAPGQWVLFGSGYRPGLHPDVWVEDGEFWAAWTNEPVSLGPVDALQVPGEHAQRNALAAAAAALAVGVSEAEIRRAIAGFTGVAHRLEPVATIDGVAWVNDSAATAPSAAVAALRAYAGRGIVAISGGYDKLLAMDDVADELARSARAVVLLDGTVTPQLTKLLAARGVEPVGEPAMSMDEAVERAASLARPGDVVLLSPGCASFGLFRDEFHRGDAFREAVERLAEDAS
- the ftsW gene encoding putative lipid II flippase FtsW — its product is MMRWRARQQPKTSVRYHDPDWWLFAILLTLVMFGTVMIFSATFPETVGDVGLSQYSGLIRQLIYVLVGTAGLLVAMQVDYHRYARWAVHGMAAVLLVLAALVLIPGVGTEVYGAKAWIFVGPISIQPSEVAKLAMILYMAAWFAGKGGKVRSVSSGLAQFCVVMGLLIGLLMLEPDLGTASLVATIGVAMFFVAGAAPVQFAGLLIVGAIGFLTMALSASYRRDRLLLFLNPDSDLKNLGWQLYQARLALGSGGLFGVGLGASRQKFSWLPAAHNDAIFAVIGEELGLIGCAVVVGLFVALGYHGYRIAMRAPDTFGTLVAVGITTWLVFQAAYNIGGVTLAIPFTGIPLPFISAGGSSLVVAMTATGILLNISRQTLSEAEMRPRVVAVAQPVANVPTPPTPQPRRQHPAPAHYRRARRTTSVERRPIEARPQRTQERDWPEPWE